From the Drosophila sechellia strain sech25 chromosome X, ASM438219v1, whole genome shotgun sequence genome, the window AACCAGCAGGAAATTATCATTTTTTATTCCGGCCTGACATCTGGCTTCCTCGCGGTTCGAGGGATAGCAATGTTAAGATCCGCATCCTGAAGTGCCCACAAAGGAAGTGCAAAGGGTCTGAAATGTCAGCGCAAGGACTCGCCGAAAGCCgaataaaaaagaaacgagGAAGTGGAAATGTCACACGGTCAGAAACTCTGACTTATTCAACTCGCCTAATTGAAATCACTCGTCCATTGTTTTTCGACTTAACAATGAGTTCGACCTGTCACATGTCAActtggcaaacaaataaacgaaaGCCAAACAATAAACCACTCGGTGCCTACTCCAACCCAAATCGCAGCtatgtaaaaatatattaaacagTAGGCCTTGATTTTAACCGACGCTTTCATTCAGTTTGATTTGCTTGAGCTTGGGGCCACAATTCAGAGCTAACAGAGTCACAGAGTAGTTCAGTGGCAATTTTATATACCTTATTTTTTCTAGAAACGaacaaaatttaaagtaaACTAAATTCAGCTTATCTCCATTGTGCTTCACTTTTCTGCTAAACATGTCGAAGGCGACAAAGCTGCGATTCGCACTGATCACCGAGGATGTGCTGGACAAGTTGAGGCCGCGCTCACAGTCGGAAAATGTACGAACAAATTACATGAACGAAATAAGTGTGGCCATTAGGATGGCGGTCAACGAAGTTTTGGACGAGAAGATGCAGCAGCTGAATGATACAGTTAATCGAATGGTTGAGGAGCGGGTGAGCAAAATTCTGGAGAACCACTTGATTAAGGGGTCGTTGGCAGGGCGCAGTAGCTCAGCAGGAAGAAAAAGGGATTTGGATCATAAGGAAAGCAAGGGAGCAAGGTTTGCTGCTCCAGCCGCATCTATTAGTTCCCTAAAAGTTTCCAATATCAAGCGTGGCCGAAACAAGAGGCAAAATCCCAGCAAGGACCATGTGACCTTCGCCTCCGACGATCAGTTGACTAGGAGGCCTAGAAGCAAGGCGCAGAAAATCACTGTAATGCCCATCCATCGCGAGAGCCAGGTGAAGAGTACTCCCTCGAACGGCGACAGCAACCATAACAACACACCGATGACGACACCTCCACCACCACTTAGCACGGATAACAATAAGCTGGATGAGGACGACTACTATAACTTCTCTGATGTGGAGGAACCCTCGATCCTAAGCATGGCTGCCAAATATCTCAAGAAACTCGAGGATGTCCGCCGTCGAAAGCACTCGGCGCAATAGCTTAGGTAGCCTGTACTTCAAACTTTCGTAGATACTCCTTCGTATTTCTTTCCTCGTCAACTCAATTTTCAAAGTGAGCGTACATATACCATTAAACAATGGATtcggtaaaaa encodes:
- the LOC6618970 gene encoding uncharacterized protein LOC6618970, with protein sequence MSKATKLRFALITEDVLDKLRPRSQSENVRTNYMNEISVAIRMAVNEVLDEKMQQLNDTVNRMVEERVSKILENHLIKGSLAGRSSSAGRKRDLDHKESKGARFAAPAASISSLKVSNIKRGRNKRQNPSKDHVTFASDDQLTRRPRSKAQKITVMPIHRESQVKSTPSNGDSNHNNTPMTTPPPPLSTDNNKLDEDDYYNFSDVEEPSILSMAAKYLKKLEDVRRRKHSAQ